CGATTTCACAACAgctccatccatcatctgtTGAATGCGTATCACGTGATATCAGGCATTGAAGCCTTCAAGCTTTTAGTTGTCCAGAATTCACTTGACAAACGCGCATCTGTATAACTCGACCCCATAGCATGGCCTCACCAGAAGTGGCAACGCATTACCAAGTCCTCAACCTCACACCCACGCTACTCGACACACAGCATGATTCAACACCCCTCATAAAGCGCGCCTATCACCGGGCCCTCCTCCGTAACCACCCAGACAAAGTCACAAATTCAGATCCATCCTCTGTTTGCTTCACAGTCGACCAAATCACAACTGCTCTCACCATCCTTTCCGACCCTTCTTGTCGGGCAGCTTACGACGCCGCGCTGCGAGTGTCTCGCCCGagcgagaagagagatggCTCTTTTCAGATCGGCGTGGAAAGTGTTGACCTAGATGATCTGGCATTTGATGAGGATCAGGAATGCTGGTACCGCCCTTGTCGCTGTGGGAATGAGCATAGCTATGAGTTTTGCGAAGCAGACTTGGAAGAAGTGAGTGATGAGGGGGAGCTTGTGGTTGGCTGTCTCGACTGTAGTTTGTGGCTTCGAGTTCACTTTGCCGTTATTGAGGATGAACAGGAATCACATCCTTCAAATAAAACTTCGAAAGATAAGACTTGACTTTACggcctcctcatcatcagatTATGGTTGAACCCAACCCATGACAGAGTACTCTTGTCCGCATATATCTTGGCAAGGGCATGAACTGTGCCGGGATCAACGATCCAAGAACCCGGCCAGCAATCAAGCAAGATACCTGGCACCGCAACCTGGTGTTGTTGCTTGTATGCCAAAAACCCAATTCAGTTTCTTCAGCTGCGTCATCACTAGTCATATATTTCGTGTATTGAAAGTAattttagtatttttattgTCCAGACGGCCAACGCATTAACAGTCTAAAAGCAGAACGTAAAAGTGCTCTGTTGTAGACTCTCCTTGCCAGCCCGTTGGTGAAAAAGTCAGCCCTTCCATGGCCATTGTCTGTACTGAAACGATGCCGAAGCTCTTGATCAAAAACGAGGTCTTCCGTCCACACTCCGTAGACACCAGTCCACCTGACACCTGCATAGACAAATCACTAGTCGACTCCTTACTCGGCCTTAGGCTCCTCAGCCGGGGCAGCTGGCTCCTCGGTGGCAGCCGCAGGTGCGTCCTCCTTGGGAGCCTCAGCCTGACCAGCAGCGGAGGTCTCGGCCTCAGAGGAGGTCCAGAGAGTCTGTCACTGTGTTAGCTGTCGTCGAATAGGTGAAAAAGAGCAATCCGGAAACTCACAAGGTTGTCACGGAGCAGTTGCATAATCAGTGTAGAGTCCTTGTAGCTCTCCTCGCTCAGGGTATCGAGCTCTGTGGATTCCATGTCAGTATAACG
This genomic stretch from Fusarium oxysporum f. sp. lycopersici 4287 chromosome 5, whole genome shotgun sequence harbors:
- a CDS encoding diphthamide biosynthesis protein 4, producing MASPEVATHYQVLNLTPTLLDTQHDSTPLIKRAYHRALLRNHPDKVTNSDPSSVCFTVDQITTALTILSDPSCRAAYDAALRVSRPSEKRDGSFQIGVESVDLDDLAFDEDQECWYRPCRCGNEHSYEFCEADLEEVSDEGELVVGCLDCSLWLRVHFAVIEDEQESHPSNKTSKDKT